The proteins below come from a single Malus domestica chromosome 03, GDT2T_hap1 genomic window:
- the LOC103427081 gene encoding putative 4-hydroxy-4-methyl-2-oxoglutarate aldolase 3, which translates to MATLATAEICDSNTTLLESGDLRVLPPIFQTYGQSRVFSGPITTLKVFEDNVLVRQLLETKGEGRVLVIDGAGSMRCALVGGNLGQLAQNMGWAGIVVNGCIRDVDEINECDIGVRALASHPVKSNKKGAGEKHVLINIAGTLIREGEWLYADNDGILISVSELSV; encoded by the coding sequence ATGGCTACCTTGGCAACTGCTGAAATTTGTGATTCGAATACAACTCTTTTGGAAAGTGGAGATTTGCGTGTGCTGCCACCAATTTTCCAGACATACGGACAATCTCGAGTATTCTCAGGCCCCATTACCACACTAAAGGTATTTGAGGACAATGTCTTAGTCAGACAGCTTCTCGAGACCAAAGGCGAGGGAAGAGTTTTGGTTATTGACGGCGCAGGAAGCATGAGATGTGCTTTGGTTGGAGGGAACTTGGGACAGTTGGCTCAAAACATGGGATGGGCAGGTATTGTGGTGAATGGCTGCATTAGAGATGTAGACGAGATCAATGAGTGTGATATTGGGGTGAGGGCTTTGGCATCTCATCCGGTGAAATCGAACAAAAAAGGCGCCGGAGAAAAGCATGTTCTGATCAACATTGCGGGAACCTTGATTCGTGAAGGGGAATGGTTGTATGCAGATAATGATGGCATCCTTATTTCAGTATCTGAATTGTCTGTTTGA
- the LOC139194380 gene encoding NADP-dependent malic enzyme 4, chloroplastic-like — protein sequence MMSLNRSCFLGKPGIAGSSSPFSQSQKRRSTSLKVVAVVPKVRTSDRNGSVVMENPLQDVKAESEVFELKSTVHGGVQDVYGEDTATEDQLVTPWSVSVASGYTLIRSPHHNKGLAFTEKERDAHYLRGLLPPIVISQELQVKKMINSIRQYQVPLQKYIAMIDLQGRNEKLFYKLLIEHVEELLPVVYTPTVGETCQKYGSIFTQPQGLFISLKEKGKILEVLRNWPEKNIQVIVVTDGERILGLGDLGCHGMGIPVGKLALYTALGGVRPSACLPVTIDVGTNNEKLLNDEFYIGLR from the coding sequence ATGATGTCCTTGAATAGAAGCTGTTTTCTGGGGAAACCGGGCATTGCTGGGTCTTCAAGCCCATTCTCTCAGAGCCAGAAGAGGCGGTCAACGTCGCTAAAAGTGGTGGCTGTGGTCCCAAAAGTCCGGACAAGCGACCGAAACGGTAGCGTTGTGATGGAGAACCCATTGCAGGACGTGAAGGCCGAATCCGAGGTGTTTGAGCTGAAATCTACCGTCCATggtggggtacaagacgtgtACGGTGAGGATACTGCCACCGAGGACCAACTTGTCACGCCCTGGAGTGTCTCGGTTGCTAGTGGATATACATTGATACGATCTCCACACCACAACAAAGGTCTTGCTTtcacagagaaagagagagatgccCACTACTTGCGTGGTCTTCTTCCCCCAATTGTTATTTCTCAAGAACTTCAGGTTAAGAAAATGATCAACAGTATCCGTCAGTATCAAGTTCCACTGCAGAAGTATATCGCTATGATTGATCTTCAGGGGAGAAATGAAAAGCTATTCTACAAGCTTCTTATTGAACATGTTGAGGAATTACTTCCGGTTGTCTATACTCCTACTGTCGGTGAAACTTGCCAGAAATATGGAAGCATCTTTACGCAACCACAGGGTCTTTTCATAAGTTTGAAAGAAAAGGGCAAGATTCTTGAAGTATTAAGGAACTGGCCTGAGAAGAATATTCAAGTCATTGTTGTCACTGATGGAGAGCGGATCCTAGGGCTTGGGGATCTTGGCTGTCATGGAATGGGTATTCCTGTGGGTAAACTTGCTCTATACACGGCACTTGGAGGAGTTCGTCCTTCTGCTTGCTTGCCTGTAACCATTGATGTTGGTACAAACAATGAGAAGCTGTTGAATGATGAGTTCTACATAGGGCTGAGATAA